The Halogranum gelatinilyticum DNA segment GGACGAGCACGCGAGCTACCGGCAGGTCCACGGCGTCGACAGCGAGCGCGCGTTCACGTTCACCGGCGACGACTGCGTCGAGTGGGCTGGCTCGCGAACGGGCGAGAACTACACAGTCGCCGGAAACATGCTCGTCGGCGAGTCGGTCGTCGAGCGCGTCGCCGACGCCTTCGAGGCGGCCGAGGGTAGGCTCTCAGAGCGGCTGGTAGCGGCACTGGAGGCCGGGCAGGCCGCCGGTGGCGACAAGCGCGGGAAGGTGAGCGCGGCACTGCTCGTCCACGCGCCCGAGCCGAAACTCTTCCACAACCTCCGGGTCGACTACGCCGAGGAGCCGGTCGACCGGCTCCGGACGACGTACGAGAAGGCCGTCGAGGCACAGGCGTCACTCGTCGAGTCGACGGACGAGCAGTTGGGTTCGGGTGCGTATCCCGAAGAAA contains these protein-coding regions:
- a CDS encoding DUF1028 domain-containing protein, with amino-acid sequence MTFSIAARDPEADEFGVAVTTGIVAVGAVCPYVSADAAVLTQSFTKTEHGADALRRIAEGDAVDDACTALLNADEHASYRQVHGVDSERAFTFTGDDCVEWAGSRTGENYTVAGNMLVGESVVERVADAFEAAEGRLSERLVAALEAGQAAGGDKRGKVSAALLVHAPEPKLFHNLRVDYAEEPVDRLRTTYEKAVEAQASLVESTDEQLGSGAYPEEILAFGHKH